The following DNA comes from Deltaproteobacteria bacterium HGW-Deltaproteobacteria-6.
TTTGCCGGGATGCACAAACCGTGATTGTCTTTGGCATTACCGTTCCCCGCGGAATACTAAAATCACCGGATTATAATCTTTATGCCTTGCATCGAAGTTATCACAGCGCCTATATGCGCATTGATGAAACAGCTCTCGCCCTTTGCAATTACATCGAATCTTTGGGTAAATATCTCGCCGTTCCAATTCCCAGTTACGCCCCGATGGTCTTTCATCAGTTTGAACCGTGGGGCATTTTGTCGCTGAAACACGCCGCGGTCAATGCCGGGCTCGCCAGTTTCGGCCGGAGCGGCCAGGCTTATCATCCCCAGCATGGCGCGCTGTTGCGGCTAGGGGCCGTTGTCACAAATGCGGTTATTGACGCAGACCCGCTGCTTACTCCTGATCCTTGCCCTCCCGCTTGTAAAGCCTGTTCCAAAGCCTGTCCGGCAAAGGCTTTTGACGCGGATGGAAAATTCAATAAAATGACCTGCCTGGGTCACACGATCAAACATGCCATTTATCCGCTGGCGCTCAGCAGCGAAGCCGGCTTGAAAAACATCGAGCGCGTCATCAACACCGCCGGACACAATTACTGGATCGGCTGCGATGAATGCCTCAAGGTATGTCCGCTGAATTTGAAAAAAGATCCGGCTAAAAATTCATAAATATATTGATATAAAGAAAGAGGCAGATGCAACCTCCACCTGCCTCTTTCTTTATCCTTGCGGGTTCAATCTTGTAGATTGAACCCTTAGTTTAAGTTTAATCGTACAAAACAGCTGGTTCAGTCAACATGACTGAACCAGCTGAGAGGTTAATGGCTATTTATCTCTTAATGATGAGCTATTGCAAAATTTACGATAATGGTTTCCCGCATTCCCTGCACTTGCCGTCCGGTCCGATCACGCCTATGCAGTTGCCGTCACTGCACAAAACCCTTTTGTCCCATTCTTCGTCGGAGGCGAAGTCTTCCGATGAAACCGGATTTGTTTTCTCTATGATGACAGGTTCAGCAGTTTCTTTATCGTGACCCTGGGGGAGAACGCCCTCATAAGTTTTACCGCATTCCCTGCATTTTCCGTCCGCACCGATCGTGCCGATGCAGGACTCGTCACTGCACAAAACGCGTTTATCCCAGTCTTCACTTTCGTCTAAAATAATTTCGGCCATGCTGTTCTCCGCATTTTATTGATATGGTCTTCTTATGCCGAGCCTGTAAAAAAGTCAATTCGAACCAGATAATCCATTTAGTAAAATATTTAAAATGGAATGCTCTGAGCGAATATATCCGAAACGTTTTGGCTCTTTGCGAAATGCAGCATTAGACAGCCGAACTGTTTGAGCCCGCGGGGCGAGTTTTCGGCTGTCGCGGAATGAGCATTAGAGCCAAAGTTGCAGGATATTCTGAGCGAATAGCGTAACATTTTAAATATTTCATCCGTCATCCCTTTATGCAGGCAATTGATTTTAAGCGCGCCACCTTCTTCGCAATGCCCGCATCATGGACCACCTGGACGACGTCGTTCAAATTCTTATAAGCTTCCGGCATTTCTTCACCCAGCGTTCCCTTACTGCCAGCCATCACCAAAACACCCTTATCGGCTAGTTCGCGGCTGATGGAGCGGCCCCGGCTGGTCTTGATGGCCTGGGTTCGACTCATGACCCGCCCTGCGCCATGACAGGCACTGCCGAAGGTTTCCTGCATGGCTTTTTCCTGACCAACTAATATATAAGAACCAGCTCCCATGTCCCCAGGAATCAGCACGGGCTGACCGACACTTTTATATCTTGCGGGAACTGCCTCATGACCTGCCGGATAAGCCCGCGTCGCACCTTTACGGTGAACGCAAAGTTTTTTCTCACTACCATTAATTTTAAACGACTCAATTTTGGCGATGTTGTGGCAGACGTCATACACCAGTCGCATCCCCAGTTCACGCGGCGCTATTCTCAGTGTTTTTTCAAAAACCTCCTGCGTGAGGTGCATCAAAATCTGCCGGTTGGCCCAGGCGTAATTGGCACCGCAGGCCATGGCCGCAAGATAATTCTTCCCACGCTGCGAGGCCAGATAGGTGCAGGCCAATTGCCGGTCCGGCAATGCGATGCCGGTTTCCGATTGATGCTTCACCATAAGCGCCAGATAATCATCGCAGATCTGGTAGCCCAGCCCCCGCGACCCGGTATGGATCATGACGACAATTTGCCCTTTGCGCAGCCCAAACGCTGTCGCCGCTTTTTCGTCAAAAATGTCCTGCACGACTTCAATTTCCAGAAAATGATTGCCGGAACCCAGTGTGCCGAGCTGCTGCTTGCCGCGCTCGAGGGCCCGCGATGAAACTTGTTCCGGGTCCGCACCATTCAGGCAACCGCCGTCTTCTGTTGTTTCCAGGTCCTGGAGGGATCCGAAACCGTTTCGCACGGCCCATTTTGCACCTTCCTCAAGCACTTTTTTCTGATCTTTACCGGAGAGCTTGACATAGCCTGTTGAACCCACACCCGTCGGAATGCGCTGATACAAAGCGGCAGTCAGATCCTTTATTTTCCCCCGGATGTCGTCAAGGGCAAGCCCCGTTGCCATCAGGCGGCAGCCGCAGTTAATGTCGTAACCCACGCCGCCCGGCGACACGACGCCCCCGTCCAGATCAAAAGCCGCCACCCCGCCTATGGGGAAACCATACCCCCAGTGAATATCCGGCATGGCCAGTGAGAAATTGACGATGCCCGGCAGATGGGCAACATTGGCCACCTGTTTGGTGCTTTCGTCGTGTTGAAGCAGATCGTGGATTTTGTCGTTGGCGTAGATGATCCCCGGCACACGCATCGAACCAGTCTGAGGCAGCAACCAGCGATTGTCATCTATCCTTTCAAGCTTTATTTCAGACATCTCTCATCCCCTTGTGTCATTGCGAGCAGACCCTTGGTCTGCGTGGCAATCCCCAGCGCAACGCCACATATGGACATTTTACGAGGTCGTCATCAGACATCGAAAATCACCTTAGCTATCCAGCCTGATTTGAACTTTTTAACGCTTAAGCCGGAGTAAGTCACCGCCTTGATCTCTGTTTTCATTGAATGTTTTTTTTTATTGTATGGCTCAACCCATAACGTCGCAACGAGTCTTGTATTTCTGCATTCGATCATCTCACAGTGATCAACTACCCATCTCGTACCGTTGAACAGGTAAAGAAGCTCCCGCAAAAAGTTAATGAACAGGTCCTCCACGTCCGCCCCGTCTACCTTCTTAATGATTTGCCTTCCTTTTGCCACCTGGCTTTTCCTGCTTTTATGGCCTGCGGTCTGAATCATGATATCAAACAAAGCATGGGCAGCATGGGCAAACAGATCCTTTTTCGTGCGCCCGAATATT
Coding sequences within:
- a CDS encoding RNA-splicing ligase RtcB; translated protein: MSEIKLERIDDNRWLLPQTGSMRVPGIIYANDKIHDLLQHDESTKQVANVAHLPGIVNFSLAMPDIHWGYGFPIGGVAAFDLDGGVVSPGGVGYDINCGCRLMATGLALDDIRGKIKDLTAALYQRIPTGVGSTGYVKLSGKDQKKVLEEGAKWAVRNGFGSLQDLETTEDGGCLNGADPEQVSSRALERGKQQLGTLGSGNHFLEIEVVQDIFDEKAATAFGLRKGQIVVMIHTGSRGLGYQICDDYLALMVKHQSETGIALPDRQLACTYLASQRGKNYLAAMACGANYAWANRQILMHLTQEVFEKTLRIAPRELGMRLVYDVCHNIAKIESFKINGSEKKLCVHRKGATRAYPAGHEAVPARYKSVGQPVLIPGDMGAGSYILVGQEKAMQETFGSACHGAGRVMSRTQAIKTSRGRSISRELADKGVLVMAGSKGTLGEEMPEAYKNLNDVVQVVHDAGIAKKVARLKSIACIKG